The Tachypleus tridentatus isolate NWPU-2018 chromosome 5, ASM421037v1, whole genome shotgun sequence genome includes a window with the following:
- the LOC143251226 gene encoding uncharacterized protein LOC143251226: protein MDIAMGMSSTNVCNQGLQPLGTQSVMNQMPQLSQNNPTLPSGSERFLPGFANSFQNPLTTTNRFQNPFTNSNGFRNPLPNTNRFQNPFTSGNGLQNPFTNSNGFQYPLTNSNRFQNPFISSNGFRNPLPNTNRFQNPFTSSNGLQNPFTNSNGFQYPLTNSNRFQNPFTSSNGLQNPFTNSNGFQYPLTNSNRFQNPFTSSNGFQNPFTSSNQYPPTIQNPFPSTSGFVNNFAG from the coding sequence ATGGATATAGCAATGGGTATGAGCAGTACAAACGTTTGTAACCAAGGGTTGCAGCCACTTGGAACTCAGAGTGTGATGAATCAGATGCCGCAACTATCACAAAATAACCCTACTCTTCCAAGTGGTAGCGAGAGATTTTTACCAGGTTTTGCTAACAGTTTTCAGAATCCTTTAACCACCACTAACAGATTTCAGAATCCTTTCACCAACAGTAATGGTTTCCGGAATCCTTTACCTAACACTAACAGATTTCAGAATCCTTTTACCAGTGGTAACGGTCTTCAAAACCCTTTCACCAACAGTAATGGTTTCCAATATCCTTTAACCAACAGCAACAGATTTCAGAATCCTTTCATTAGTAGTAATGGTTTTCGGAATCCTTTACCTAACACTAACAGATTTCAGAATCCTTTTACCAGTAGTAACGGTCTTCAAAACCCTTTCACCAACAGTAATGGTTTCCAATATCCTTTAACCAACAGCAACAGATTTCAGAATCCTTTTACCAGTAGTAACGGTCTTCAAAACCCTTTCACCAACAGTAATGGTTTCCAATATCCTTTAACCAACAGCAACAGATTTCAGAATCCTTTCACCAGTAGTAACGGGTTTCAAAATCCTTTCACCAGTAGTAATCAGTATCCACCGACAATACAGAATCCATTCCCTAGTACTTCCGGATTTGTTAACAACTTTGCTGGTTAA